A single region of the Salvia miltiorrhiza cultivar Shanhuang (shh) chromosome 8, IMPLAD_Smil_shh, whole genome shotgun sequence genome encodes:
- the LOC131001488 gene encoding protein CURVATURE THYLAKOID 1D, chloroplastic-like isoform X1 — translation MIESMKLCTARGISSVTSIQPKLLAPNQIQPVHCNNQFHFVLKQTRFNSVGLRCRTNLSLRSSTTSEETGRTPYDVDEPEADGEINVETIDLGEKKEDYETQPNEAPQEGSLVDNLQFLKFLEEFDIKFDYEDTSSILVFGGGGAVALWLAAAVVGAIDSIPLVPKVLELVGLGYTVWFSSRYLIFKKNRDELIATVEQIKQQVLGSKDN, via the exons ATGATCGAAAGCATGAAGCTGTGCACAGCTCGAGGCATCTCGAGTGTTACTTCGATCCAGCCGAAGCTTCTCGCTCCTAATCAAATTCAGCCCGTTCATTGCAACAATCAATTTCATTTCGTGCTCAAGCAAACCCGATTCAATTCAG TAGGATTGAGGTGCCGTACTAATTTATCTCTGAGGTCGTCAACCACATCTGAGGAGACAGGGAGAACTCCCTACGATGTGGATGAACCTGAAGCTGATGGTGAGATAAATGTGGAAACAATTGATCTTGGTGAAAAGAAAGAAGATTACGAAACTCAGCCAAATGAAGCCCCGCAAGAAGGTTCTTTGGTTGACAATCTGCAGTTTTTGAAGTTCTTGGAGGAATTTGATATAAAG TTTGATTATGAGGATACTTCTTCAATTCTTGtgtttggtggtggtggtgcagtCGCTCTTTGGCTAGCGGCAGCTGTGGTTGGTGCCATTGATTCTATTCCTTTG GTCCCAAAAGTGTTGGAACTTGTTGGCCTTGGCTACACGGTCTGGTTCAGCTCTCGCTATCTAATATTCAAG AAGAATAGGGATGAGTTGATTGCTACAGTCGAGCAGATTAAGCAGCAGGTGCTTGGTTCCAAGGATAATTAA
- the LOC131001488 gene encoding protein CURVATURE THYLAKOID 1D, chloroplastic-like isoform X2 produces MIESMKLCTARGISSVTSIQPKLLAPNQIQPVHCNNQFHFVLKQTRFNSGLRCRTNLSLRSSTTSEETGRTPYDVDEPEADGEINVETIDLGEKKEDYETQPNEAPQEGSLVDNLQFLKFLEEFDIKFDYEDTSSILVFGGGGAVALWLAAAVVGAIDSIPLVPKVLELVGLGYTVWFSSRYLIFKKNRDELIATVEQIKQQVLGSKDN; encoded by the exons ATGATCGAAAGCATGAAGCTGTGCACAGCTCGAGGCATCTCGAGTGTTACTTCGATCCAGCCGAAGCTTCTCGCTCCTAATCAAATTCAGCCCGTTCATTGCAACAATCAATTTCATTTCGTGCTCAAGCAAACCCGATTCAATTCAG GATTGAGGTGCCGTACTAATTTATCTCTGAGGTCGTCAACCACATCTGAGGAGACAGGGAGAACTCCCTACGATGTGGATGAACCTGAAGCTGATGGTGAGATAAATGTGGAAACAATTGATCTTGGTGAAAAGAAAGAAGATTACGAAACTCAGCCAAATGAAGCCCCGCAAGAAGGTTCTTTGGTTGACAATCTGCAGTTTTTGAAGTTCTTGGAGGAATTTGATATAAAG TTTGATTATGAGGATACTTCTTCAATTCTTGtgtttggtggtggtggtgcagtCGCTCTTTGGCTAGCGGCAGCTGTGGTTGGTGCCATTGATTCTATTCCTTTG GTCCCAAAAGTGTTGGAACTTGTTGGCCTTGGCTACACGGTCTGGTTCAGCTCTCGCTATCTAATATTCAAG AAGAATAGGGATGAGTTGATTGCTACAGTCGAGCAGATTAAGCAGCAGGTGCTTGGTTCCAAGGATAATTAA